ACAACGCCTAAAGGTAAAGAAGacattttaaatcaaataatttggaataatcgttttatacgaataaaccaatcatctggccccagttgttcaaaagatggatagcgctatccacccgataaatcactatccagcggataaacagtagcaaaaccaattgagttatccagtggatagtgatttatccggcggatagcgctatccatcgtttgaacaactggggcctgtttATTATCGAATTTGGAATCAAGTCGGCATATGTAAACTTGCCTGCCTTGTTAATGatttaggaaataattttttgtcgCTTAAAGCGTTtgtgcaaaaatttaaaattaaatgtaattttctgCGCTACCGTAGCTTGCTGTCGGCTATACCTGATCAGTGGGAAAAAAGCATAAAAAGAGACGAGCAAAGGAATAAAAGCCTAAAAAAAGACACGCATCAACATGCCCTGACAAGCACTCAACTAGCAATCGATAAGCTCACGTGCAAGACAGTGTACATTACTCTGATTATCCGACAGCAGTGTCCACCTACTGCAGAAAAAAGATTAATAGAGTGCGCTTTTGatgaacaaaagcgacaaagagTTTACTCTTTGCCATTTCGTGTAACGAAAGAAGTGAAACTATCCATTTTTaagtacaaaataatacataatatactatatacaaataacattttacacaaaatgaaGAGAAAACCACACCCTTACTGCCCATATTGTATTAATGTTGAACAAAGGATTTCTCATCTACTCTTTTCGTGTTATGTTGCGAAATCTTTCTGGTCTGAGTTTACTACCTGGTTTAATTCGATTTCTCCAGAAAAGAAATCTAGTCTTTCTAAAGATGAAATAATATATGGAGTGCTTGACGACTGGTCATCTTGTTTAACCCTCAATCACTTAATCTTAATTGGAAAACACTTTCTTTATACTAATGCCTTAGATGATAAAAGATCGCATTTTGTGGATTTCATCACCCTTGTACATGATAAAATCGACACAGAAAAATATATCGCTATCATGACGAATAATTCCTCTGCTTTTGTCAAAAAGTGGGCCAAATTTCTCACCTGAGTAAATTTCTAGATACCTTTAGTTAGTCAGTAAGTCAGTTCCTGTAGTTAGTAATTACATTGCATGTCTTGCCTGTATAAGtaactttattgtattttatgcgTGCCGCAATttatattagtattagtattgtaaACCGCGCAAATATTGCATTGTAAACAGTGTTAATACCATGTTTTAAGTAGCGATTAGATTGCGATAAGGTCAACACTTTGTTGTAAATAATGTTGAAAATTGTGAATAGTATAATTACTGAGTCGTAggtagtattagtattgttaatAGAGTAAGTAGCATGTAGTGTTAGTAATGTAATGcagtcaataaaaaaaaaaaaaaaaaagaagaacttaTAGTTTactagtatggccgtgtagcagcgtcgagccacagaaagcgcgcaaaaaatgaagcctcgcttatgttaaGGTGATTTTACCTGGactgagcctgcaatccaatcgaaaaacagtacctggtcagcagtcaacttaaaaaagctgacctcaTTGAGCTCTCAGCTTGCTCCCGTGATATGGTGACGTGATACTGgccagcggataccttgttttgccAGGTgcacggacgtacgtacgtacggacggacgttcgatgacgtcatggctataaaaccaaaattttctcgcatcgatgggttaccatattttcttaactatagTGTTCCGAGCGCGCGCCGCTccgctattattattactattattattattattattattattattattattattatcatcattatatattattattattatggcagattCTATTTACTTTTGTGCATATCATTATTCCATCAACCAAAGGATTTGAAATCTCAGCTAGttaattacatcaatttacattcCTTTTTCCGCTTAAACAAATTCgtattattataaaaattttTATTAAACAAATTCGTattcgtattattattattattatcaccattgttattattgttattattattattattattattattaatatttcaaAGCATATACCTTTCGTAAGAAAACTAGCATGAATGATCATCTCAGTGATGTTAATGACAGAAACTTTTCACTTCAGCACCAAGTCCAGTTTTAAATGTACACGCAAAGCCAATGTCTTCAAAAACAGTTGAGGTCACGTGGTCTGCGCCCAATCAGACGAGAGGAACGATAGTTCTATACTCCGTACTATATAAAACTGAGAAGGTATgttatgggaaaaaaaaacagtgacaGCGGTGGCTGTGTGATTAACAGAAAATAACAATATACTGAAATTATTCATGTTATTGTAAGCACACGTAGAAAATTGAATAAACAGCTCCctccaatagacctttttatcgatagggcggccattttgatttctattgtttcgaaagacattatgggatactCAGGGGCAAATTAATGTTTATTTACCCCCtaggcatcccataatagctactcgaaacaatagaaatcaaaatggccgccgtgccggtaaaaaggtctatttccGCTGTTGTTTTATTCGTTATGGTTCTTTTACAATAGCTTTCCGCGCCTTGACCTGCTAAAGTAGGAAAGAAAAGATTGTTATATCGCTTGCCTTGGAGTTACTATTACACTGAGGATTTAGTCAGGCTAGCTTTTGTGTTTTTCATGGTATTTTCTTCTCCACTGTTACATAACTGGAATCATTATTTACGATACTTTTCTTTACTAGGGTAGAGAAATGAAAATGGTGTTTGGGAATGTTACAAAGGGAATTCTCACTCAGCTgaatgcaaaaacaaagtacAAGGTCTGGATAACCGCGTCAACGGCAAATAAAGAAGGAGAAAGGTCCGTTTTGGCCACTGTGGAAACCTGTAAGTTGCCATCGTTAACAAAGCATCAAGACAAGCAGACAATTTTAAAGTATATATGACAGCAGAGCCCTTTAAATTACATTCAAAGAAATAATAGGAGTGCTCTTCACATGTATAATAAATATTTCTAAAGACAATGAAATATGTAAATATACAGTTATTTATCCCGACATCTCGCCGTTGCGAAATGGTTTTATTCCTAAACATACGTAGTATACCTACAGAACTGTTGTGAAACGGGGTCCATGTTTATTGTCCTTTTCCGAGAAGAATGGAAAACTTTGCCATTTTCATTTGACAAGTGAAGCCGTAGCTTTTTTTAAGCCCCAGAACGCCGGTCCAATTTCCGCTTCTGAAGTGGGGCACCTCATCTCGATGAGTTTCCCACGCGAGCTTAACTCTAACGTTACTCCAACCCCACACAGCCTTTGGAAAACAATTCTCCAAACCATCTCTTCCTCGCGATACAGATTCGCACACACACCGGtggcaccggtggctcagctgggtgagcaccgggctgtcacgcgggaggtcgtgagttcaactccggccggaccaacactcagggtctttaaataactgaggagaaagtgctgccttcgtaattacatctgcaaatggttagactctcttgTCTTCTCGGAGGTCCCGtttcacaacccttgttcattaattaactctgtgggacgttaaagatcccacacactattcgaaaagagtaggggacagtgttcctggtgttgtggtctgtcctttccagcatgtggtcggtttggcaggattagcttgaagggcttctgtgtgagtGAGACCCCAATTGTGTATagcagccagaagtcaggctacttagccaagtgctggagcctcactcacactcacactcacacgtGTTTgccattttaaagtggtactgtgatcaaaaaaataacttccttttttccttcagattttgaaagtgtgtttggttaacacctgcctggcaaaatgtttagctttgacTTTCATCCAAAGGCTATTaatttgagtgcaagttttggatttcacggtccaccattactcatcatgttcaaaactgaccgattggacctcacaGAGTTGGATCTACGGAAAAGTGACGTGATTTACTCAGCTTGAAATTTCAGCCTGTAAACGGAGTTTATTCTGTATGCAAACCACcagtttaaaaatttgaaagcatttaactcccgtgctgcatattaattcacaAACTTTagctgtgtagcacttatatttaaacagacttaactgattagagtgtagtgtgaagtgctagttttgtaccccatatgaaccatgtgagcgttagcccaacTGATgaaaatggacccacacaaggacagagaaaaactctgaccagggtgggaattgaacccaagacTTTCGGGtcagatcaccgctgctctaccgactgaactacaaggtcagacgacagcaagccgtgggaactgaagatgttaaagtcacggcaatgaacatgtacaagtagcGGTGATCTAACCGCGTCTaaatccctgcgggggcaattagTGAGTCTTTGGCaacattttctcctcgatccagctctctcaagattttaaagtgaGTAATGGTAGACcattaaatgggaaaattccagttaaaacaaacaagtgtctttttgaaattaagggtgATAACTTGGGTCACTTTGTGTTTCGTTAACATAGCTTTGAAATCCAAGGGATCATAGCACCACTTTAAGGCTATTATTCTTTAGTATTCTATGGAAATTGAATGATCCTCTAACGTTTCTGACTTCAGTCAACATTTGATCGTTGCTAATCCTTTTAGATGTGGACGAGTGTGTGTCTGGTCCTTGCAAATACAATGGCCTGTGTCAGGTGGATGGCAGTTCTTTTAAATGTGTGTGCAGAGGGGACTGGGATGGACAGACCTGCGGCGGTAAGTGACAGCTGGAAGTCAACATTTCCGATCTAAAGCTGAATCAGTCTGTTCCAGGACCAAATAGAAATGATCTCGGGAAATTTTATTGGTGAACGCCCACTTCGTTTTCTCGCAACTCTAAATACCGAAATTTTCTCTGGTTCTCTTTCAGACCCCAAAGACTTTGCTTTGAAGAAAAAGAGATGCTTAGATGAGATAAATTACAAGAATTCTGTTCACTCCAACGTAAGCTTAGAATTCTGCGCCTCCCAGTGTAGAAGTAATTCAAGGTAAAAACAATTTTGTGCCATTTTCAATTTAAGCAATGAGAATAAGGTCACAAGGTCGGCACCACCTTATCTACCTCATAGACGGCACCCATTTtggtttctattgtttcaaatagctattatggggtgcccagggggcaaatacatattaatttgcaccctgagcatcccataatgtcttttgaaacaatagaaaccaaaatggctgccgtatctgcaaaaaggtctatgtcGAACGTTTTAGAAATGGACTGAAACCATCCCTTGACTCTCTTTTTCTGAGAGAATAGGCTGTATTACAGCGAAAATGCGAACAGCTTCCTTTCTCTTGGCGAAATAGCAATTTTTTCTTCACAGACCAGTGCGCAACTCCTTGTATTTGTTTATACTAAAGAGACCAAACCCCTTTTAGAATCGTAGGACTGAGATCCCATGATGCATCCTGCGATCCATCCTGCGAACCATACGCCGTCAAGGCATCAATTAGCGCAATACATCTAAAATGTATAGAAGCGAGATAAACTAATATCAATGCCAGGACTCGAGCCAGGACTCCAGCTAGGACTCAAATTCAACCCATGGACACGGGACCCGAACGAGGGAATATTGATTACTGAAACCGTCACCTAGCCACtcgaccaccacaccgctagctgcttAGAGGCAATactttaaacactatttgataatgctgtattatcaaaCGGCAACAAACGATATTAAACACTTCAaaaggtcggttaccaaacttcacgacaaagctaaacattttaaaatcaaagcttaggcccAATAaatctagcttaggcctaattactcttcagcagcaATATTCTATGGGAGACTTTAGAGAGCGACGTCTTCATCTCGAGTATCCTCTAAAGAAGCACTTCAAAACGAACATTTTGATTTTCCGCCGACTGATTGGCTCAGTCGGTTGAGCATCGATCTACCGCGGGGGAGGTCAAGGGTTCAACTATTTAGTCTTTTCAATGACGATAGAATTTCAGTCTATTTAGGCTCCATCCTACAACCCATTTTTATTGCGAGACGCTCGAGGACACATAAAACTATTCACAAAGGGCAAGGCACAGAGTACCCGGTGTTGCTCTACGATGTAAAAGTAAAGATGAATTACGCCTTTCTTTGTTTCTGGATAATTGCttcctcttctttttcctttagcTGCAGATCATTTGAGTATGGATTTGGGTACAGCAGCAGTGGAAGATATGACAAGACTCTTCACCAAAGTCAACGTGGTCAATGCAAACTGTTAAGTACTGACACGACAAATAACAAACTGACGCTTTGTGCCTACGACTACTATGAAAAGAGACGATCAGCGTATGCGAGATCAGATCTTTTTGCACCAAGTATGTTGTTCCTGGGAACACTTGTCCTGTTAAGTTTAACGCTCAAATGACCTGAGGAGGAAACAACCTTGACAGAAGTCCATAAACCACAAGTCTCGATCTGCAATGGAATGCGGCCCATCAGTTTTCGGTATTATCTGGTATAAGTAATCGCATAGGCccgagggcaattaaggattaatttcacgcgtactttcaaagttttccgtgaaaaaaatacaagtgaaattaattcTTAATTGCACCAGGGCACaatgcgattacatgtttatctcAAAGAGGGCAAAACTATTgagggaagcccgttcaatgcTTCGACAAatgacaataggccatttccgagttcatgtctgcgtCCTTCTCAAAGCGAGTCGGAgcgcgaagtttttgttatgaaaattagttttcattcatatgtaaagtagaactaattaccatcacaaaaacttcgcacttagactcgctttgaagaggaggcagacatgaactcggaaatggcctattaactttaaaacatgttttcatCTGGTTAAAGTTCAATCAATAAATCGATGCTGTCAACAGAATTTAATTGTATTTTACATGTGGAtaaaaagcagtttaatcagagtcagaatctggaagaggattctcttgtaacttcgcttgctctggatatacaagcaactgttaaccaatcaagatcaagtaatcatgccaaTTGCCCTCGTCACACCTCCGACTCAGCCAATCATCATAcagtaattttgccctgtaTGAGAtaaaaggtcgaattaccaccgtgaatgATTGGGaaggctgacgtttcgatcgttagcccttcgtcagagtgaatagagaaattgtgggtgttgttgagggtgtggaggagctttgccattggtggaaatatcaATTAATGacatgagaggcgttcattgattcgtGAGGATAGAGTGTTGTACGGgcccgcaaatgatccccaaactgtaccgtaaatgataccaggaccgcaaatgatcccggaacgcaaatgTTCTCCATTTTGGACttcaaatgatcccgaaaaaaaagttGGGAGTGGCATGGAGTATGGAATGGTCTGAACAGAGAATTAATGTGATGACcgcttttattaaaatcactttaaatcatggctCACACAGGTTTCTGCCCCATTATAGTTTtgcagaaagactgaattttgtttcttaccacgctGATATAAATTTCCCGCATTTAATTATCGgacacaatcatcaaaaactaacttggacgcagttctaaactgattgtgacTAGGGGCCCGTTTTTCGAACCCAGCGAGCAGTCTCTTTCGATATTCCTAGAAAAATCGGGTCTGCCAGCGGCCTCGATTCAGTGACATTTCACATTAAGCATGCAAATGTGTAattcggtgtcagtcacgcaTGACGAGTAACTCAAAAACcacgaaacgaaaacaaataGTCCAGATATTCGAataactctggcaaacacacgcagggttcgagaaacggggccctggtcacaatcagtttagaattgcctacaagttagtttttgatgattgcaTCCGATcatccgataattaaatgtggcaaatttataacagcgtggtaagaaacaaaattcagtctttctggaaaactagAACGAGACAGAAACCTGTGTGAGCTATTTAAagcgattttaataaaaataagcgctcttcacattaattctctgTCCAcaccattccaccctccatgccattccacactttttttcgggatcatttgcggtccaaaatggggatcatttgcgtttcgaggtcatttgcggtcctggtataatcacaggtaacccaggctcactgtgtgtaggtaaatatagagaacatctgaggcga
The Montipora capricornis isolate CH-2021 chromosome 10, ASM3666992v2, whole genome shotgun sequence genome window above contains:
- the LOC138018545 gene encoding uncharacterized protein isoform X1, translated to MVFGSMKVRRLYVAEISVIAIVVLFLPLKISGLLESPSEVTIRTEHGADFLIISWAFHPNVTHYRILFRDPKSSDATDEAGPMEMYCGFSRNTTCSYCIANIHREVSCSTLDKHYTQSIGRELDFEQPVSVKVEPCTHIFPENCLDQGEWINFTIPAGAPSPVLNVHAKPMSSKTVEVTWSAPNQTRGTIVLYSVLYKTEKGREMKMVFGNVTKGILTQLNAKTKYKVWITASTANKEGERSVLATVETYVDECVSGPCKYNGLCQVDGSSFKCVCRGDWDGQTCGDPKDFALKKKRCLDEINYKNSVHSNVSLEFCASQCRSNSSCRSFEYGFGYSSSGRYDKTLHQSQRGQCKLLSTDTTNNKLTLCAYDYYEKRRSAYARSDLFAPSMLFLGTLVLLSLTLK
- the LOC138018545 gene encoding uncharacterized protein isoform X3, which gives rise to MKVRRLYVAEISVIAIVVLFLPLKISGLLESPSEVTIRTEHGADFLIISWAFHPNVTHYRILFRDPKSSDATDEAGPMEMYCGFSRNTTCSYCIANIHREVSCSTLDKHYTQSIGRELDFEQPVSVKVEPCTHIFPENCLDQGEWINFTIPAGAPSPVLNVHAKPMSSKTVEVTWSAPNQTRGTIVLYSVLYKTEKGREMKMVFGNVTKGILTQLNAKTKYKVWITASTANKEGERSVLATVETYVDECVSGPCKYNGLCQVDGSSFKCVCRGDWDGQTCGDPKDFALKKKRCLDEINYKNSVHSNVSLEFCASQCRSNSSCRSFEYGFGYSSSGRYDKTLHQSQRGQCKLLSTDTTNNKLTLCAYDYYEKRRSAYARSDLFAPSMLFLGTLVLLSLTLK